The following are encoded together in the Flavobacterium sp. TR2 genome:
- a CDS encoding hydroxymethylglutaryl-CoA synthase family protein: MKTGIDAISFDVANIHLPIKTLAIARNIEPEKLEKGLGLLKMTFPDVHQDAVVFGANALTKLIIENKIDLKEISRIYVGTESGVDSSKPIASYLISLMEQKFGEDSLAECDVVDFTFACIGGVDALQNCLDFVKLNPTKKAIVVTSDFAKYDLNSGGEYTQGAGAVAMLIAANPKIIAFDDNWATSTKGVFDFFKPYRTISKEEITKNANNDSWFDNLEAEIEIHKDQPVFDGQYSNQCYMDRTRNAYFSFKKLKNTTETLYSTWHSIVMHLPYSFQGRRMLSEIYALDSAKKIIADDIASADYQSKIKEVAKSEDYRSFVTEKLQPAELASSLIGNLYTGSIFMGLLSTLAHFNDTSKEISGTKFGFLAYGSGSKSKVFEGTIQPEWKSALANVKLFENLAGSTEIDFNTYESLHKKEQKQSVKTPKNEWVLDRIEKEIPVLIGARYYKWVD; the protein is encoded by the coding sequence ATGAAAACAGGAATTGATGCTATTTCATTTGATGTAGCAAACATACATTTACCCATAAAAACTTTGGCAATTGCCAGAAATATTGAGCCAGAAAAACTAGAAAAAGGTCTTGGATTACTAAAAATGACCTTCCCAGACGTTCATCAAGACGCTGTAGTTTTTGGAGCAAATGCCTTGACAAAACTTATCATTGAGAATAAAATTGACTTAAAAGAAATCAGTCGAATCTATGTCGGTACAGAAAGCGGTGTCGACAGCTCAAAACCAATTGCTTCTTACTTAATTAGCTTAATGGAGCAGAAATTTGGCGAAGATTCATTAGCAGAATGCGATGTGGTGGACTTTACTTTTGCTTGCATTGGCGGAGTTGACGCTTTACAAAATTGTCTTGATTTTGTAAAACTGAATCCGACGAAAAAAGCAATTGTGGTTACATCTGATTTTGCAAAATACGATTTAAATTCTGGCGGAGAATACACTCAAGGTGCTGGAGCTGTTGCGATGCTGATTGCTGCAAACCCAAAAATTATTGCTTTTGACGATAATTGGGCAACGAGTACAAAAGGTGTTTTCGATTTCTTTAAACCGTACAGAACTATATCCAAAGAAGAAATAACCAAAAACGCAAACAACGATTCTTGGTTTGATAATTTAGAAGCCGAAATCGAAATCCACAAAGATCAGCCGGTTTTTGACGGACAATATTCTAACCAATGCTACATGGATCGTACGCGAAATGCTTACTTTTCATTCAAAAAATTAAAAAACACAACCGAAACTTTATACAGCACTTGGCACAGTATCGTGATGCACTTGCCTTATTCTTTCCAAGGGCGACGAATGTTATCTGAAATTTACGCTTTAGACAGTGCCAAAAAAATTATTGCTGACGATATTGCGTCTGCAGATTATCAGTCTAAAATTAAGGAAGTTGCAAAATCGGAAGATTATAGAAGTTTTGTAACTGAGAAATTACAGCCTGCTGAATTGGCTTCTTCTTTAATTGGAAACCTTTACACGGGTTCTATTTTCATGGGCTTATTGTCGACTTTGGCTCATTTTAACGACACAAGCAAAGAAATTTCTGGAACTAAATTTGGTTTCTTAGCTTACGGTAGCGGATCGAAATCAAAAGTTTTTGAAGGAACGATTCAACCAGAATGGAAATCAGCTTTAGCGAATGTGAAACTTTTCGAAAATTTAGCTGGAAGCACAGAAATTGACTTCAACACTTATGAAAGCCTTCATAAAAAAGAACAAAAACAAAGTGTAAAAACCCCGAAAAACGAATGGGTTTTGGACCGAATCGAAAAAGAAATTCCTGTTTTGATTGGAGCGAGATATTATAAATGGGTGGATTAA
- a CDS encoding GNAT family N-acetyltransferase: protein MTVEKAKISDSEILTEITKKSKAYWGYSDEQIQKWDKKLTISKDYISEHNVFKLVDNDLIIGYYSYVFKDEKVIELDNLFVLPDYIGKGFGKYLVVDFLNRIKEIGIEKITLDSEPNAEKFYLKMGFVKVGEFESSIKNRFMPIMEMKL from the coding sequence ATGACAGTAGAAAAAGCCAAAATAAGCGACAGCGAAATTCTTACCGAAATAACCAAAAAATCAAAAGCGTATTGGGGATATTCTGATGAGCAAATTCAGAAATGGGATAAAAAACTAACCATTTCTAAGGATTACATAAGTGAACATAACGTTTTTAAATTGGTTGATAATGATTTGATTATTGGTTACTATTCTTATGTCTTTAAAGATGAAAAAGTAATCGAACTCGATAATTTATTTGTTTTGCCAGATTATATTGGAAAAGGATTTGGGAAATATTTAGTTGTCGATTTCTTAAACCGAATTAAAGAAATCGGAATAGAAAAAATAACGCTCGATTCAGAGCCCAACGCTGAGAAATTTTACTTGAAAATGGGATTTGTAAAAGTTGGAGAATTCGAATCATCAATAAAAAACCGTTTCATGCCTATTATGGAAATGAAATTGTAA
- a CDS encoding GNAT family N-acetyltransferase, with translation MNSGINIRKIESKDLDFVYKSICELENEVLDFKVFEVIFNENISNPRNLYLIAENETDRLGFISFHTQNLLHHCGLVGEIQEFFICQKYRGQGVGRLLVNEILDFAEQNTLKSIEVTTNKKRVENVAIYENLGFTLSHNKFTIYK, from the coding sequence ATGAATTCAGGAATAAACATCAGAAAAATAGAATCCAAAGACCTAGACTTTGTCTACAAATCAATATGCGAACTAGAAAATGAAGTTTTAGATTTTAAAGTTTTCGAAGTGATATTCAATGAAAATATTTCAAATCCTAGAAATCTCTATCTAATTGCAGAAAACGAAACAGACAGATTAGGTTTTATCAGCTTCCATACCCAAAATCTTTTGCATCATTGCGGATTGGTAGGAGAAATTCAAGAGTTTTTTATTTGTCAAAAATATCGCGGTCAAGGCGTTGGAAGATTATTGGTAAATGAAATTCTAGATTTTGCTGAGCAAAATACTTTGAAAAGTATTGAAGTAACTACAAATAAAAAACGAGTAGAAAATGTAGCGATTTATGAAAATCTTGGCTTTACTTTGAGTCATAATAAATTTACGATTTATAAGTAA
- a CDS encoding DUF5018 domain-containing protein: MKNTIKLFSIFFFASLLMASCVAEAGLSADNTIQSFTITKGNVTKEFPIEGNSINGIVESTFELEDISLAISIPKGAHINPDPATVKSINGPLTFEVTAENGDVKSYLADIKREASTGNFILEVNVKTPNLVLSADINNERGLVTKRIPEINDLKNLDVELKFSKYATITPDPKTIKDYSEPVNFTVKSESGAEKIYQVRLEHMNNYIARSCSEANATKWFGGDNRTNAPDILPYDRNIGTGQTVIVDKNLVPSTFSIHLSEGFSYMEDREIYDKPVTLKLIIRDANLNVVATTSTEVPAYFNGGFVPFDLRALNLYLEANKTYSFYWYLVDGEKLGITAGSSGNTKAGEGFCFNSGYSGESRISRNNSLENSGVWYKHSWHFNIELEGKE, encoded by the coding sequence ATGAAAAATACAATTAAACTATTTTCGATTTTCTTTTTTGCCTCCCTTTTAATGGCATCTTGTGTGGCTGAAGCAGGTTTAAGTGCTGATAATACAATTCAATCTTTTACTATAACAAAAGGAAATGTTACCAAAGAGTTTCCGATTGAAGGCAACTCAATAAACGGTATCGTAGAAAGTACATTCGAGCTAGAAGATATAAGTTTAGCAATTTCAATTCCTAAAGGAGCACATATAAATCCAGATCCAGCAACAGTTAAGTCTATTAATGGGCCATTGACCTTTGAAGTTACGGCAGAAAATGGAGATGTAAAAAGTTATCTAGCTGATATAAAAAGAGAGGCAAGCACTGGCAATTTTATCTTAGAGGTGAATGTCAAAACTCCAAATTTAGTATTGAGTGCAGATATTAATAATGAAAGAGGATTAGTGACAAAAAGAATCCCTGAAATTAATGATCTTAAAAATTTAGATGTAGAATTAAAGTTTTCGAAATATGCAACAATAACGCCAGATCCTAAAACGATAAAAGACTATTCTGAGCCAGTAAATTTTACTGTTAAATCAGAATCTGGAGCAGAGAAGATTTACCAAGTAAGATTGGAGCATATGAATAATTACATAGCTAGATCATGTTCTGAAGCAAATGCTACGAAATGGTTTGGAGGAGATAACAGAACCAATGCTCCAGATATTTTACCTTACGATAGAAATATTGGAACAGGACAAACTGTAATAGTTGATAAAAATTTAGTTCCTTCTACTTTTAGCATTCATCTTAGCGAAGGGTTTTCTTATATGGAAGATAGAGAAATTTATGATAAGCCAGTAACGCTGAAATTGATTATTAGAGACGCAAATCTTAATGTTGTGGCAACTACAAGCACAGAAGTTCCAGCATACTTCAATGGAGGTTTTGTTCCGTTTGATTTGCGAGCGCTAAATCTTTATTTGGAGGCAAATAAAACGTATAGCTTTTATTGGTATTTAGTTGACGGAGAAAAACTAGGAATTACCGCAGGAAGTTCAGGTAATACTAAAGCTGGTGAGGGCTTCTGTTTTAATAGCGGTTATTCGGGAGAATCTCGAATAAGCAGAAATAACAGCCTTGAAAATTCAGGTGTTTGGTATAAACATTCATGGCATTTTAATATAGAATTAGAAGGTAAAGAATAA
- a CDS encoding aminopeptidase P family protein, which yields MKYHQINSALFVKNRKKFMAEMKPNSVAVFNSNDIYPVSADSTLPFAQHRDIFYLSGVDQEESVLLLFPDAPYEHQREMLFLRETNEHIAVWEGEKLTKERAFQVSGIRTVYWLQDFHKILNEMMTYAETMYINTNEHYRATVETETREARFVKWWKERYPAHNVAKSNPILQRLRSVKESEEIDLIQHACDITEKGFRRLLGFVKPNVTEYEVEAELAHEFIRNRSKGFAYTPIIASGNNANVLHYIENNQQCKEGDLLLLDVAAEYANYSSDMTRTIPVSGRFSERQKAVYNAVLRVKNEATKMLTPGTLWKQYHVEVGKIMTSELLGLGLLDKADVQNENPEWPAYKKYFMHGTSHHMGLDTHDYGLLHEPMKANMVFTVEPGIYIPAEKFGIRLEDNVVVQEKGEPFNLMRNIPVEADEIESLMNE from the coding sequence ATGAAATATCATCAAATAAACAGCGCTCTTTTTGTAAAAAACCGCAAAAAATTCATGGCAGAAATGAAACCTAATTCAGTTGCCGTGTTCAATTCAAATGACATTTATCCAGTTAGTGCAGACAGTACGCTGCCATTTGCTCAGCATAGAGATATTTTTTACCTGAGCGGAGTAGATCAGGAAGAAAGTGTTTTGCTTTTGTTTCCAGATGCACCTTATGAGCACCAAAGAGAAATGCTTTTCTTAAGAGAAACCAATGAGCACATTGCTGTTTGGGAAGGCGAAAAACTTACTAAAGAACGTGCTTTTCAGGTTTCAGGAATCAGAACCGTTTATTGGCTGCAAGATTTTCATAAAATTTTGAACGAAATGATGACATACGCCGAAACGATGTACATTAATACTAACGAGCATTACCGCGCAACTGTTGAAACAGAAACTCGTGAAGCTCGTTTTGTAAAATGGTGGAAAGAGCGCTACCCAGCTCATAATGTTGCAAAAAGCAACCCAATTTTACAAAGACTGCGTTCTGTAAAAGAAAGCGAAGAAATCGATTTGATTCAGCACGCTTGTGATATTACAGAAAAAGGTTTCCGCAGATTATTAGGATTTGTAAAACCAAATGTTACCGAATACGAAGTTGAAGCTGAGCTGGCTCACGAATTTATCCGTAATCGTTCTAAAGGTTTTGCTTATACGCCAATTATCGCTTCTGGAAACAACGCGAATGTTTTGCATTATATCGAAAACAACCAGCAATGCAAAGAAGGCGATTTGCTATTATTGGATGTCGCTGCCGAATATGCGAACTATTCAAGCGACATGACAAGAACAATTCCAGTTTCTGGACGTTTTTCTGAGCGTCAGAAAGCAGTTTACAATGCTGTTTTGAGAGTTAAAAACGAAGCGACAAAAATGCTTACGCCTGGAACGCTTTGGAAGCAATATCATGTTGAAGTTGGTAAAATTATGACTTCTGAATTATTAGGTTTAGGCTTATTAGATAAAGCCGATGTTCAGAACGAAAATCCAGAATGGCCTGCTTACAAAAAATACTTCATGCACGGAACTTCTCACCACATGGGGCTTGACACGCACGATTACGGATTGCTTCACGAACCAATGAAAGCAAATATGGTTTTCACGGTTGAGCCAGGAATCTACATTCCTGCAGAAAAATTCGGAATCCGTTTAGAAGACAACGTTGTGGTTCAGGAAAAAGGAGAGCCTTTTAACTTAATGCGCAACATTCCTGTTGAAGCAGACGAGATTGAAAGCTTAATGAATGAGTAA
- a CDS encoding alpha/beta hydrolase, whose product MSNFTMKKIFLIGFILFLGNIFAQNEGFAVNTDGSKTYYKTFGKGEPLLIINGGPGMNSNGFEDMAKVLGENQQTILYDQRGTGKSKLSKLDAKTISMKLMADDMESLRKHLKIKKWNILGHSFGGMLASYYATIYPNSINKLILSSSGGVDLSLLKGPNLIESNLSPVEKDSMNYWNDKIEKGDTSHKARLGRGRAMAPAYVYDQKFIPIIAERLTQGNSTINGLLWSDMQKMNFDCKSKLKSFKNPVLIIQGKEDIISNEIGELAHQTFPNSKLILLEHSKHYGWLDARDKYFSDINSFLRS is encoded by the coding sequence ATGAGTAATTTCACGATGAAAAAGATTTTCCTCATTGGTTTTATATTGTTTCTGGGAAATATTTTCGCTCAGAATGAAGGCTTTGCCGTAAATACTGACGGAAGCAAAACCTATTACAAAACATTCGGAAAGGGAGAACCGCTTTTAATAATAAACGGCGGCCCTGGAATGAACAGCAATGGTTTTGAAGATATGGCGAAAGTTTTGGGCGAAAATCAGCAAACCATTCTTTATGACCAAAGAGGAACTGGAAAATCGAAACTCTCAAAATTAGACGCTAAGACTATTTCGATGAAATTAATGGCCGATGACATGGAGTCGTTAAGAAAACATCTTAAAATTAAAAAATGGAATATTCTAGGGCATTCTTTTGGAGGAATGCTAGCTTCGTATTATGCTACAATTTATCCGAACAGTATCAATAAATTGATTTTATCTTCGTCTGGTGGAGTTGATTTATCTCTATTAAAAGGTCCGAATTTGATCGAATCTAATCTTTCTCCAGTTGAAAAAGATTCTATGAATTATTGGAACGACAAAATCGAAAAAGGCGACACTTCTCATAAGGCACGTCTAGGGCGCGGTCGCGCGATGGCACCTGCATATGTCTACGACCAGAAGTTTATCCCGATAATTGCTGAAAGACTGACACAGGGAAATTCGACAATAAATGGCTTATTATGGTCAGATATGCAGAAAATGAATTTTGACTGCAAATCTAAACTGAAGAGCTTCAAAAATCCTGTTTTAATCATTCAAGGAAAAGAAGACATCATCAGCAATGAAATTGGAGAATTGGCGCATCAGACTTTTCCAAATTCGAAACTGATTTTATTGGAGCATTCCAAACATTACGGATGGCTCGATGCAAGAGACAAATATTTCTCGGATATCAATTCATTTTTAAGATCATAA
- a CDS encoding ferritin — translation MKDLLRTRTSLVEGVENILNLQAKLESDASNKYLAMAAWLDRNGYANTASYLYKQAEEEREHFLKIFKFITDMGGIAITPSVPEVQQEFASFREVFEIALQNEIAVTQAINKVIAKCRAENDYATEDFMMWYVAEQREEEKNARRALELFDLINGNEADGKFQLDLQISKIE, via the coding sequence ATGAAAGATTTACTAAGAACACGTACTTCATTAGTTGAAGGTGTAGAAAATATATTGAATTTACAGGCAAAATTAGAAAGTGACGCTTCAAACAAATATTTGGCTATGGCAGCATGGCTGGATAGAAACGGTTATGCCAATACAGCATCTTACTTGTACAAGCAAGCTGAAGAAGAAAGAGAACATTTTCTGAAAATTTTCAAATTCATTACGGATATGGGAGGGATTGCAATTACGCCATCTGTTCCAGAAGTGCAGCAAGAATTTGCTTCTTTTAGAGAAGTATTTGAAATTGCTTTGCAGAACGAAATTGCAGTTACTCAGGCAATCAATAAAGTAATCGCAAAATGTAGAGCCGAAAATGACTATGCTACTGAAGATTTTATGATGTGGTATGTGGCTGAACAAAGAGAAGAAGAGAAAAACGCTAGAAGAGCTTTAGAGCTTTTTGACTTAATTAACGGAAACGAAGCTGACGGTAAATTTCAATTGGATCTTCAGATTTCGAAAATCGAATAA
- a CDS encoding TIGR00266 family protein encodes MQAHEIDYQIFGEEMQYVEIELDPQEIVIAEAGSFMMMENNIQMETIFGDGSQQQGSGLFGKLLNAGKRVLTGESLFMTAFLNQGNSKSKVSFASPYPGKILPIDLTQFQGKFICQKSSFLCAAKGVSVGIEFSQKLGRGLFGGEGFIMQKIEGDGMAFVHSGGTMAKKELAHGEILKVDTGCIIGFTKDVDYDIEFIGGIKNSIFGGEGLFYATLKGPGTVFIQSLPFSRLADRIIASAPRSGGNSREEGSLLGGLGNLLDGDNRF; translated from the coding sequence ATGCAAGCGCACGAAATAGATTATCAGATTTTTGGAGAAGAAATGCAATATGTCGAAATAGAGCTGGATCCACAGGAGATTGTAATTGCTGAAGCTGGCAGCTTTATGATGATGGAAAACAATATCCAGATGGAAACCATATTTGGCGATGGTTCTCAGCAGCAAGGCTCAGGTTTGTTTGGCAAACTTTTAAACGCAGGCAAACGAGTGCTTACCGGCGAGAGCTTGTTTATGACTGCATTTTTGAACCAAGGCAATAGCAAAAGTAAAGTTTCATTTGCATCGCCATATCCTGGCAAAATCCTTCCCATTGATTTAACTCAGTTTCAAGGCAAATTTATCTGCCAGAAGAGTTCTTTTCTATGCGCTGCAAAAGGCGTATCGGTCGGAATAGAATTTTCTCAGAAACTAGGCCGCGGATTATTCGGCGGAGAAGGTTTTATCATGCAGAAAATCGAAGGAGACGGAATGGCATTTGTACACTCTGGCGGAACAATGGCCAAAAAAGAACTGGCTCACGGTGAAATTTTAAAAGTAGATACGGGATGCATTATCGGTTTTACCAAAGATGTAGATTATGATATTGAATTTATTGGCGGAATCAAGAATTCTATTTTTGGAGGCGAGGGCCTATTTTATGCCACATTAAAAGGTCCCGGAACGGTTTTTATACAATCATTGCCTTTCTCTAGATTAGCTGACCGCATCATTGCTTCAGCTCCAAGATCTGGCGGAAACAGCCGTGAAGAAGGTAGCCTTCTCGGCGGATTAGGAAATCTTTTGGATGGTGATAACCGATTTTAA
- a CDS encoding alpha/beta fold hydrolase: MKTILYKNTKISYSDSGTGNAIVLLHGFLENKKMWTEYVDLFSEKYRIVTIDLLGHGQSEPLGYVHEMEENANAVNEVLKNLKIEKATIVGHSMGGYVGLAFAELYPDKIQKLVLLNSTSKEDSPERKTNRTRAIKAVKQNYVSFVSLAIANLFSENNRTRLAEEIENVKTEALKTPLQGIIASQEGMKIRKDREWLLKENRFPVLLILGKKDPVLNYEESLSQIEDTTAELVSFEDGHMSQIENKEELKTVLLHFFE, encoded by the coding sequence TTGAAAACCATTTTATATAAGAACACCAAAATATCATACTCAGATTCGGGAACCGGAAATGCAATTGTCTTACTTCACGGCTTTCTTGAAAACAAAAAAATGTGGACAGAATATGTCGATCTGTTTTCAGAAAAATACCGTATTGTAACCATCGATTTATTAGGCCATGGCCAATCCGAACCGTTAGGCTACGTTCACGAAATGGAAGAGAATGCTAATGCCGTGAATGAAGTTTTAAAAAATTTAAAAATTGAAAAAGCCACAATTGTAGGGCATTCCATGGGTGGTTATGTTGGTTTGGCTTTCGCCGAATTATACCCAGATAAAATTCAAAAATTAGTTTTATTGAATTCAACTTCCAAAGAAGACAGCCCAGAAAGAAAAACCAATAGAACTCGAGCCATAAAAGCGGTAAAACAGAATTATGTGAGTTTTGTAAGTTTAGCAATTGCCAATTTATTCAGCGAAAACAATAGAACACGATTAGCTGAAGAAATTGAAAATGTAAAAACAGAAGCTTTAAAAACACCTTTACAAGGAATTATAGCTTCTCAGGAAGGAATGAAAATCAGGAAAGATAGAGAATGGCTTTTAAAAGAAAACCGTTTTCCTGTTTTATTGATTTTAGGCAAAAAAGATCCTGTTTTAAACTACGAAGAAAGCCTCTCTCAAATTGAAGATACTACTGCAGAATTAGTTTCTTTTGAAGACGGACACATGAGCCAGATCGAAAATAAAGAAGAATTAAAAACCGTCTTGCTTCATTTCTTTGAATAA
- a CDS encoding PD-(D/E)XK nuclease family protein, whose protein sequence is MVNDSFLQKIASVVIQDYVEKLSETTIILPNKRAKVFLIEALKNATSKTIIAPQITSIEDFVQDVASIRSIDSIELLFEFYEVYLSITEKKHQQSFELFANWAKTLLQDFNEIDRYLLDPSHILSYLKDIEDIKRWGLEVDQKTKLLENYIDFWKLLPLYYESLYNHLLFKSIGYQGLIYREAVNNLNHFSNTIGNRTFIFAGFNALNAAEEKIVQHLLALDQAKIYWDADQAFLNDPYHDAGLFLRRFKESWKHYKSNAFEWIVDDFSQSKNIQVIGTPKTIGQAKLAGSIIENLIDQNPDASLDKVAVVLGEENLLVPILYSLPSSVGALNITMGYSGKNNPSQIFVAKLFKMHTNALSRKGGSYVFYYKDVLDILTHPLVEPYANAQRLVRIIKENNYTFITHQKVLELHPEPSIFFNLLFEKWENGSVAVLKNISALLIAIKEHFSNDNEEEKIAKAFVYGVFKVINKLINYYSKHHHIDNIDTLHSIYKQIIDLAEVSFEGEPLRGLQIMGVLESRVLDFETVIITSMNEGKFPAGKSQNSFIPYDVKRELGLPTFKEKDAIYTYHFYHLLQRAKNIYLIYNTENDGLDAGERSRFITQLEVEKKAKHNITFDIYNPELPNMAYEPISVPKSELVMERLKEIAINGFSPSALTSYIRNPIEFYFQKILRIREVEEVEENIALNTLGTIIHETLKALYEPFIGKFISETDLLNCFKLLDDEVLKQFKLVYKEGEIKKGRNLLAFEVAKRNVSNFLRMELESVKNNEAIQIIALEQTFEREFVHPKLPFPVLIKGNVDRIERRDGKIRIIDYKTGKVEKSNVILKTWNGLTQELKNDKIIQVLAYAFMFEKEAGELPIEVGIISFKNLKSGFLPFGFKEEKDLDVIVSPQILNSYLEEIANLLGEIFDVNIPFEEKIL, encoded by the coding sequence ATGGTAAATGATTCTTTTCTTCAAAAAATTGCCTCTGTCGTAATTCAAGATTATGTAGAGAAACTTTCGGAAACAACGATAATTCTTCCTAATAAAAGAGCTAAAGTTTTCCTGATAGAAGCTCTTAAAAATGCAACTTCAAAGACTATAATTGCACCTCAGATTACAAGTATAGAAGATTTTGTTCAAGACGTTGCGTCAATTCGTTCTATAGATTCGATTGAGCTTTTGTTTGAATTTTATGAAGTGTATTTGTCTATTACAGAAAAGAAACATCAGCAGTCTTTTGAGCTGTTTGCAAATTGGGCTAAAACCCTCCTGCAGGATTTTAATGAAATTGACCGCTATCTTTTAGATCCTTCGCATATATTATCGTATTTAAAAGATATTGAAGATATAAAGCGATGGGGGCTCGAGGTGGATCAAAAAACAAAACTTTTAGAAAATTATATTGATTTCTGGAAATTGCTTCCTCTTTATTATGAATCGCTGTACAATCATTTATTGTTTAAATCGATTGGTTATCAGGGTTTGATCTATAGGGAAGCAGTAAATAATCTGAATCATTTTTCAAATACTATTGGAAATCGCACCTTTATTTTTGCTGGATTTAATGCTTTGAATGCTGCGGAAGAAAAAATTGTGCAGCATTTGCTCGCACTAGATCAGGCGAAAATTTATTGGGATGCCGATCAAGCTTTTCTAAATGATCCATACCATGATGCAGGACTTTTTTTAAGACGATTTAAAGAAAGCTGGAAACATTATAAGTCAAATGCTTTTGAGTGGATTGTGGATGATTTTTCGCAATCTAAAAATATTCAAGTTATTGGAACGCCAAAAACAATTGGACAAGCTAAATTGGCAGGAAGCATCATCGAAAACTTGATTGATCAAAATCCTGATGCATCATTAGATAAAGTTGCAGTTGTACTTGGTGAAGAGAATCTGTTGGTTCCTATTTTGTATTCGCTTCCTTCTTCTGTAGGGGCGCTGAATATTACGATGGGATATTCGGGTAAAAATAATCCGTCGCAGATATTTGTCGCTAAATTATTTAAAATGCATACCAATGCGCTTTCTCGAAAGGGAGGGAGTTATGTTTTTTATTATAAAGATGTGCTTGATATTTTGACGCATCCCTTAGTTGAGCCCTATGCTAATGCGCAGAGATTGGTAAGGATTATAAAAGAGAATAATTATACCTTTATCACGCATCAGAAAGTTTTAGAGCTTCACCCTGAGCCATCAATTTTTTTCAATTTGTTGTTTGAAAAATGGGAAAATGGTTCTGTTGCGGTTTTAAAAAATATTTCGGCATTGCTAATTGCAATTAAAGAGCATTTCAGTAATGATAATGAAGAAGAAAAGATTGCTAAAGCTTTTGTTTATGGTGTTTTTAAGGTGATTAATAAGCTTATAAATTATTATTCGAAACATCATCATATTGATAATATTGATACTCTTCATTCGATTTATAAACAAATTATAGATTTGGCAGAAGTGTCTTTTGAAGGTGAGCCTTTACGTGGTTTGCAGATCATGGGGGTTTTGGAAAGCCGTGTCTTGGATTTTGAAACTGTAATTATTACGTCTATGAACGAAGGGAAATTTCCGGCAGGAAAATCGCAGAATTCATTTATTCCATACGATGTAAAACGTGAGCTTGGACTTCCCACTTTCAAGGAAAAAGATGCAATTTATACCTATCATTTCTATCATTTACTTCAAAGGGCTAAAAACATATATCTGATTTATAATACGGAAAATGATGGATTGGATGCTGGAGAACGAAGCCGCTTTATTACGCAATTGGAGGTAGAAAAAAAAGCAAAGCATAATATTACTTTCGATATTTACAATCCAGAGCTGCCAAATATGGCTTATGAACCTATTTCTGTTCCGAAATCAGAATTAGTAATGGAACGATTGAAGGAAATTGCTATTAATGGTTTTTCTCCATCGGCATTGACCAGTTATATTCGAAATCCAATTGAGTTTTATTTTCAGAAAATATTGAGAATTCGTGAAGTGGAAGAGGTTGAGGAAAATATTGCTCTGAATACATTGGGGACAATTATTCATGAAACATTAAAGGCGCTTTATGAACCTTTTATAGGCAAATTTATTTCCGAAACAGATCTTCTCAATTGCTTTAAGTTATTGGATGATGAAGTTCTTAAACAGTTTAAACTGGTTTACAAAGAAGGCGAAATTAAGAAAGGAAGAAATCTTCTAGCTTTTGAAGTTGCAAAACGAAATGTATCTAATTTCTTGAGAATGGAATTAGAGTCGGTGAAAAACAATGAAGCGATTCAGATTATTGCTTTAGAGCAGACTTTTGAACGTGAGTTTGTTCATCCAAAATTGCCCTTTCCTGTTTTAATTAAAGGAAATGTCGATCGTATTGAACGCAGAGATGGAAAAATTAGAATTATCGATTATAAGACGGGAAAAGTAGAAAAGTCTAATGTTATCCTGAAAACTTGGAATGGATTGACTCAGGAGCTTAAAAATGATAAAATTATTCAGGTATTGGCATATGCGTTCATGTTTGAAAAAGAGGCGGGAGAGCTTCCAATAGAAGTTGGAATTATTTCGTTCAAAAACCTAAAATCTGGATTTTTGCCTTTCGGCTTTAAAGAAGAAAAGGATCTGGATGTGATAGTGTCTCCTCAGATATTAAACTCTTATTTGGAAGAAATTGCTAATTTGCTCGGAGAGATTTTTGATGTTAATATTCCTTTTGAAGAAAAGATTTTATGA